One region of Babylonia areolata isolate BAREFJ2019XMU chromosome 29, ASM4173473v1, whole genome shotgun sequence genomic DNA includes:
- the LOC143274693 gene encoding uncharacterized protein LOC143274693 codes for MPTITAVYPHQVIMLTAFYPHQVTMLTAAYPHQVIMQVIMLAALYPHHVIMLTALYPHQVTMLTPLYPHQVVMLTALYPHQVVMLTALYPHQVVMLTALYPHQVIC; via the exons ATGCCCACCATCACAGCTGTGTACCCTCACCAGGTGATAATGCTGACAGCTTTTTACCCTCACCAG GTGACAATGCTGACAGCTGCTTACCCTCACCAGGTGATAATGCAGGTGATAATGCTGGCAGCTCTTTACCCTCACCATGTGATAATGCTGACAGCTCTTTACCCTCACCAGGTTACAATGCTGACACCTCTTTACCCTCACCAGGTGGTAATGCTGACAGCTCTTTACCCTCACCAGGTGGTAATGCTGACAGCTCTTTACCCTCACCAGGTGGTAATGCTGACAGCTCTTTACCCTCACCAGGTGATATGCTGA